A genomic segment from Chitinophaga niabensis encodes:
- a CDS encoding T9SS type B sorting domain-containing protein — protein sequence MLKYSSLYLLILLAFTYRAYSQTACSTIGQTPATAFPVCGSQTFIQQSVPICGYRGVPGPTCNNAGDFLHQDKNPFWYKFTCYTEGTLGFTITPNDLNEDYDWQIWDITGRDPNEVYNNTNLYLTMNWSGEKGLTGASSAGRSLDVCGGLGQELFSSMATLKKGHEYLLLISHFSNSQSGYKLSFGGGTADITDPVLPALVSSTYDCANFSVGIKLSRKVLCSTLDADGGDFTFGPGGPIIKSAKGVTCTNGFDLDSVILYLDKPLTPGVYTIMAQEGKDANTLLNACSKQLPAGETTRFTVAAILPVGMAKMKILPCAPDQLELEFPDDIRCSAIAADGSDFVLSGPSLVHIKSAGTTCNANGLTRSVILKLDQRILVAGDYTVTLVTGTDGNTITSNCHVETLAGKKALFSMAPQPPVLLRSIALPGCAPESVKLGLSIPVRCSSIAADGSDFIITGPGPVTITSATGICNANGFTDTVVLKFSAPIFTMGNFQVQTASGTDGNTLQGACWQMAAVGQAANFNTADTVNANFTFSLQFNCKQTTAGFVHDGSNHVNSWRWTMPDGEVRLEQRPVKVFNSFGNMPVQLEVSNGVCRAKVATSILITSELEAIFSVSPGPYCPMEIVKPENESTGNIVTWEWDYGNGTTSMGERPLSMRYFPQSKEQDYRIRLIVRNNVNCRDTMDRYIKAARSCYIDVPSAFSPNHDGQNDYFYPLNAYKAQELKFLVYNRLGQLMFECRDWRKRWDGCLNGIPVEMGTYAWVLEYTDGESGKKVFRKGTVVLVR from the coding sequence ATGTTGAAATACAGTTCCCTTTACCTGCTGATACTCCTGGCTTTCACCTACCGGGCTTATTCTCAAACTGCTTGTTCGACAATTGGTCAGACGCCTGCTACTGCATTTCCTGTATGTGGATCACAAACGTTTATACAACAATCCGTACCTATTTGTGGGTACAGAGGTGTACCTGGCCCTACCTGTAATAATGCGGGAGACTTTCTTCACCAGGATAAGAATCCTTTCTGGTATAAGTTCACTTGTTATACAGAAGGTACACTTGGCTTTACCATCACACCCAATGATCTGAATGAAGATTATGATTGGCAGATCTGGGATATTACAGGCCGTGATCCCAACGAAGTATACAACAACACGAATCTATATCTTACCATGAACTGGTCTGGAGAAAAAGGGCTTACCGGAGCATCTTCTGCAGGAAGATCATTGGATGTATGCGGAGGTCTTGGCCAGGAGTTGTTCAGTTCCATGGCCACCTTAAAAAAAGGGCATGAATATCTTTTGCTGATCAGTCATTTTTCGAATTCACAGAGCGGATATAAACTGAGCTTTGGCGGAGGTACTGCGGATATTACAGATCCTGTATTGCCTGCATTGGTTTCTTCCACCTATGACTGTGCGAATTTTTCAGTTGGCATAAAGTTATCCCGGAAAGTATTGTGCAGCACCCTGGATGCTGATGGAGGAGATTTTACGTTTGGCCCCGGAGGCCCCATCATTAAGTCTGCAAAAGGAGTGACCTGTACAAATGGATTTGATCTGGACTCTGTAATCCTTTACCTGGATAAACCATTAACGCCAGGTGTTTATACCATCATGGCGCAGGAAGGGAAAGATGCTAATACCTTATTGAATGCATGCAGCAAACAATTACCGGCAGGTGAAACAACCCGCTTTACGGTAGCCGCCATATTACCGGTAGGCATGGCAAAGATGAAAATATTACCCTGTGCGCCGGACCAGCTGGAACTGGAGTTCCCGGATGATATCAGGTGCAGTGCTATAGCAGCTGATGGCAGTGATTTTGTATTGAGTGGCCCTTCCCTTGTGCATATCAAGTCTGCCGGTACTACCTGCAATGCAAATGGTCTTACCCGCTCAGTAATATTAAAGCTGGACCAACGCATATTGGTGGCAGGTGATTATACAGTAACACTGGTAACAGGTACAGATGGTAATACCATCACCAGTAATTGCCATGTGGAAACGCTGGCGGGAAAAAAAGCGTTGTTCAGCATGGCACCACAACCTCCGGTATTACTGAGAAGTATAGCGTTGCCGGGTTGCGCACCTGAATCTGTGAAGTTAGGTTTGAGCATACCGGTAAGATGTAGTTCTATTGCAGCAGATGGCAGTGATTTTATCATTACGGGCCCAGGGCCTGTTACAATTACCAGCGCTACAGGAATTTGTAATGCCAATGGATTTACAGATACCGTGGTCCTGAAATTTTCAGCGCCCATTTTCACAATGGGAAACTTCCAGGTACAAACGGCCAGCGGCACGGATGGTAATACATTACAGGGAGCATGCTGGCAAATGGCAGCAGTGGGGCAGGCAGCCAATTTTAATACAGCCGATACCGTTAATGCTAATTTTACTTTTTCCCTGCAGTTCAATTGTAAACAAACCACTGCGGGTTTCGTACATGATGGAAGCAATCATGTTAACAGCTGGAGATGGACCATGCCAGATGGGGAGGTCCGTCTTGAACAACGGCCTGTGAAAGTGTTTAATAGTTTTGGCAACATGCCGGTACAGCTGGAAGTATCCAATGGGGTATGCCGTGCAAAAGTGGCAACCTCCATCCTGATCACCAGTGAGCTGGAAGCCATCTTCTCTGTAAGTCCCGGCCCATATTGCCCCATGGAAATAGTAAAACCTGAGAATGAAAGTACCGGTAATATAGTAACCTGGGAATGGGATTATGGCAATGGTACAACCAGTATGGGAGAACGGCCGCTCTCCATGCGTTACTTCCCGCAATCAAAAGAACAGGATTACCGCATCCGCCTGATCGTTCGCAATAATGTGAATTGCAGGGATACAATGGACCGGTATATTAAAGCAGCACGCAGTTGTTACATTGATGTACCTTCTGCTTTTTCTCCTAACCACGATGGGCAGAATGACTATTTCTATCCCCTGAATGCATACAAGGCACAGGAACTAAAGTTCCTGGTGTACAACCGTTTGGGGCAATTGATGTTCGAGTGCCGGGACTGGCGGAAACGATGGGATGGTTGCCTGAATGGTATACCGGTAGAAATGGGTACCTAT
- a CDS encoding phytanoyl-CoA dioxygenase family protein, with amino-acid sequence MNKTEQPVFRFEGTITNPQLQYFRKHGIIQFKNFVDRNTVQRFIHETENVQDQLLRYDIKKVNGIPLKFGQDETGAPFIQRIAFASQYSDTLSNFLKDKRLQALTQLLAPYDGRIGENEKDGLVVNHYVNTVESQFKQLGWHTDSPRDLFLGSRIMPMLNVGLHLDDCPLENGGLRVLPGTHHQGLFRLLFRKKYFIDNDPDKKEVGFDIEAGDLTIHDGRLWHRVQQSPFYGEKSRRRVMYIPIITGAYQPKHADSPTPFYHKLAQLGSLKNSGIAAFRSKEKNIPELNSL; translated from the coding sequence ATGAACAAAACAGAACAACCCGTGTTTCGTTTCGAAGGAACGATCACTAACCCGCAACTGCAATATTTCCGTAAACACGGTATTATTCAATTCAAAAATTTTGTAGACAGGAATACTGTACAACGTTTTATTCATGAAACAGAGAATGTACAGGACCAATTACTGCGATACGACATCAAAAAAGTAAATGGTATTCCTCTCAAATTTGGCCAGGACGAAACCGGAGCGCCTTTCATCCAGCGTATTGCTTTTGCTTCGCAATACAGCGATACCCTTAGTAATTTCCTCAAAGACAAACGCCTGCAGGCACTCACTCAATTGCTGGCTCCTTATGATGGCCGCATTGGTGAAAATGAAAAAGACGGACTGGTAGTGAATCATTACGTGAACACGGTAGAGAGCCAGTTTAAGCAACTGGGCTGGCATACAGACAGTCCGCGTGATCTCTTCCTGGGTTCACGCATTATGCCCATGCTGAATGTAGGGCTGCATTTAGATGACTGCCCCCTGGAAAATGGTGGCCTGAGAGTATTGCCTGGTACGCATCACCAGGGATTGTTCCGTTTGCTGTTCAGGAAAAAGTATTTTATTGATAACGATCCTGATAAAAAAGAAGTGGGGTTTGATATTGAAGCAGGAGACCTTACTATCCATGATGGCAGGTTATGGCACAGGGTGCAGCAATCACCGTTCTATGGGGAAAAAAGCCGGCGGCGTGTAATGTACATTCCTATCATCACAGGAGCTTATCAACCTAAACATGCGGACAGTCCAACACCATTCTATCATAAGCTGGCACAGCTGGGCTCTTTGAAGAACAGCGGTATTGCTGCTTTCCGTTCAAAGGAGAAAAATATTCCGGAATTAAATTCACTATAA
- a CDS encoding SDR family NAD(P)-dependent oxidoreductase, translated as MPYALVTGAAKGIGKAIAAELAAKNYGLLLVDLDAHGVNTTAAELIVTYKVPVQVLHLDLSKPDAAEQVKVWTADHHRELSVVVNNAGYGLNGRFEELSVRDQLNIIDVNIRAQVAISHTFIPILRSFPRSYLLNVGSTTAFQTVPFLNIYAASKAFVLSFTRGLRFELRQSPVSVSCLIPGSTDTDFVNRAGMGLKTLRIAERFNMTPEKVAKIAVKGLFAGKAEIIPGFTNRLNGLLPKFFPKIFVEKIAAGIYEPAQLSSDLQAVPAAT; from the coding sequence ATGCCTTACGCTTTAGTAACCGGCGCCGCCAAAGGAATTGGCAAAGCCATTGCAGCAGAACTGGCTGCAAAGAATTACGGGCTGCTGCTGGTAGACCTTGATGCTCATGGTGTGAATACCACTGCGGCAGAACTGATCGTTACCTACAAAGTACCGGTGCAGGTATTACATCTTGATCTGTCCAAACCAGATGCGGCAGAACAGGTAAAAGTATGGACGGCGGACCATCACAGGGAATTGAGCGTGGTGGTGAACAATGCAGGATATGGTTTGAACGGGCGGTTTGAAGAACTGTCTGTCAGAGACCAGCTCAATATCATTGATGTGAACATCAGGGCACAGGTAGCCATTTCGCATACCTTCATTCCTATCCTTCGCAGTTTTCCCAGGTCATACCTGTTAAATGTGGGTAGTACCACTGCTTTTCAAACGGTGCCCTTTCTGAACATCTATGCAGCGTCCAAGGCATTTGTATTGTCCTTTACCCGGGGTCTCCGTTTTGAATTGCGGCAATCCCCAGTATCTGTCAGTTGCCTGATACCGGGCAGTACGGATACTGATTTTGTGAACAGGGCCGGGATGGGGCTGAAAACCCTCCGTATTGCAGAGCGATTCAATATGACGCCGGAAAAAGTAGCTAAGATAGCAGTGAAGGGATTATTTGCGGGAAAAGCGGAGATCATTCCCGGATTTACCAACAGGCTGAATGGCCTCCTGCCTAAATTTTTCCCGAAGATATTCGTGGAAAAGATAGCGGCGGGGATCTATGAACCGGCACAGTTATCTTCAGACCTGCAGGCAGTTCCGGCGGCTACATAA
- a CDS encoding HD domain-containing protein, with amino-acid sequence MSNSAQQTVDEIFELYQQHGHHEYGESVTMMMHMMQAALIAEQEGYDDEMVLAAFLHDIGHFFETEEQMHVYGTMKHDDLGGRYLMERGFPEKMAKLVASHVAAKRYLTYADPAYYDTLSEASKQTLGFQGGPMSAEEAAAFKSDPLFDAYIRIRIWDDMGKDANQPVLEEDIARLRYKTYQYLSARA; translated from the coding sequence ATGTCCAATTCAGCCCAACAAACCGTAGACGAGATCTTTGAACTATACCAGCAGCACGGCCATCATGAATATGGCGAAAGCGTTACCATGATGATGCACATGATGCAGGCTGCACTCATTGCAGAACAGGAAGGTTATGATGATGAAATGGTGCTGGCTGCTTTCCTGCACGATATCGGTCATTTCTTTGAAACCGAAGAGCAGATGCATGTATACGGTACCATGAAGCACGATGATCTTGGAGGCCGCTACCTGATGGAAAGGGGTTTCCCGGAAAAGATGGCGAAACTGGTAGCCAGCCACGTAGCTGCAAAACGTTACCTCACCTATGCCGATCCTGCTTATTATGATACCTTGTCTGAGGCCAGCAAACAAACACTCGGTTTCCAGGGAGGCCCCATGTCTGCCGAAGAAGCTGCTGCCTTTAAGAGTGATCCTTTATTTGATGCCTATATCCGTATCCGCATCTGGGATGATATGGGGAAGGACGCGAACCAGCCGGTACTGGAAGAAGATATTGCCCGGCTGAGGTATAAAACGTATCAGTATTTGAGCGCAAGAGCGTAA
- a CDS encoding VOC family protein yields MNKQPGMLIGLDLTVPNATEVSNFYHEVIGWEIGTQQMGDYEDYFMKNPETGDVIAGVCHNKGSNKHLPPTWLVYIQVADLDLSLAKCEKLGGKIMSEKRSCGNVGEFVLIQDPAGAYIMLWG; encoded by the coding sequence ATGAATAAGCAACCCGGAATGCTCATTGGTCTCGACCTCACTGTACCTAATGCTACAGAGGTAAGTAATTTCTATCACGAAGTAATAGGCTGGGAAATTGGCACACAACAGATGGGAGATTATGAAGATTATTTTATGAAGAATCCTGAAACAGGTGATGTTATTGCTGGTGTTTGCCACAACAAAGGCAGCAATAAACACCTGCCTCCCACATGGCTGGTATATATACAGGTGGCGGATCTCGATCTTAGTCTTGCCAAATGCGAAAAGCTCGGTGGTAAGATCATGAGCGAAAAAAGAAGCTGCGGTAACGTGGGGGAATTTGTACTGATACAGGACCCGGCCGGAGCGTATATTATGTTGTGGGGATAA
- a CDS encoding GlxA family transcriptional regulator, giving the protein MKKLTVLLSKKYRHLSVAAILDVFQTVNAHYKAANGEPFFDITLVCLDDDLPSTPVYDLYEPVLLKDAPISDLVLIPAFQSENVNLMGNAAFIPYLQEQQRLGAEIASFCTGAFLLAASGLLDNKKATSHVMAIQDLAIKFPLVKVQPEAVVTDDGGIYTSGGATSTFHLLLHLIEKYCSREMAIIIAKVFAIDMDRYQQSYFANWAPSRRHQDELVTEAQTRMENRFKDRLTVEEVIHDLPVSRRNFIRRFKMATGITPIEYLQRIRVEAAKKLLEQRSQNITGVMMHTGYEDAKAFRQVFRKIVGLSPKEYREKYAG; this is encoded by the coding sequence ATGAAAAAGTTAACCGTATTACTTAGTAAAAAGTACAGACATCTCAGCGTGGCTGCCATACTGGATGTATTTCAAACAGTGAATGCACATTATAAGGCAGCAAACGGAGAACCATTTTTTGACATCACCTTAGTATGCCTTGATGATGATCTTCCATCTACGCCGGTATATGATCTTTATGAACCGGTGTTGCTGAAAGACGCGCCTATCTCAGACCTTGTACTCATCCCTGCGTTCCAGAGCGAAAATGTGAACCTCATGGGAAATGCCGCTTTTATTCCTTACTTACAGGAACAACAGCGGCTGGGGGCTGAAATTGCGAGTTTCTGCACAGGGGCTTTCCTGCTGGCAGCATCAGGCCTGTTGGATAATAAAAAGGCAACTTCGCATGTGATGGCTATCCAGGACCTGGCGATCAAATTCCCCCTGGTAAAGGTGCAACCGGAAGCGGTGGTAACAGATGATGGCGGAATCTACACCAGTGGTGGCGCTACTTCTACTTTCCATTTGCTCCTGCACCTGATTGAAAAATACTGCAGCCGGGAAATGGCTATCATAATAGCGAAAGTATTTGCTATTGACATGGACCGTTACCAGCAATCCTATTTTGCTAACTGGGCGCCTTCCCGCCGCCACCAGGATGAACTGGTTACGGAAGCGCAGACCAGGATGGAAAACCGTTTTAAAGACAGGCTGACTGTGGAAGAAGTGATCCATGATCTGCCGGTGAGCAGAAGGAATTTTATCCGGCGTTTTAAAATGGCCACCGGTATTACGCCGATCGAATATTTACAACGCATAAGAGTAGAGGCAGCCAAGAAATTACTCGAACAGCGGTCCCAGAATATTACGGGCGTGATGATGCATACCGGCTATGAAGATGCCAAGGCTTTCCGGCAGGTGTTCAGGAAGATTGTAGGCCTATCGCCAAAGGAGTACAGGGAGAAATATGCAGGATAA
- a CDS encoding DUF4998 domain-containing protein, producing MKKNIKYGILAFITACCFLACAKQDDTYRDFLKGGEILYIGRVDSVKNYGGKGRIGFSWLLTSDPKITKCRIFWNGVADSVEIPVTRTQGVDTVRVTLNNMTEGVKTFSIYTYDNAGHRSVRVEKIANVYGDIFQLSCLPRITKDIVKRSNGLMRWDWIGTTENYIGVKMTYVDLAGATKEVWWEPNKLNADSLAGVKPESEFTYVTYFKPEPAALDTFYSVPVTKKWPK from the coding sequence ATGAAGAAGAATATTAAATACGGAATACTGGCATTCATCACTGCATGCTGTTTCCTGGCCTGTGCAAAACAGGATGATACCTATCGTGATTTCCTGAAAGGAGGAGAGATATTGTATATCGGCCGTGTTGATTCTGTGAAGAATTATGGTGGTAAAGGAAGGATCGGTTTCAGCTGGTTATTGACCTCTGATCCCAAGATCACCAAATGCCGCATCTTCTGGAACGGTGTGGCTGATTCTGTGGAAATACCGGTAACAAGAACACAGGGTGTAGATACCGTAAGGGTAACACTCAACAATATGACGGAAGGTGTGAAAACCTTTTCTATTTACACATACGATAATGCAGGGCATCGTTCTGTAAGAGTAGAGAAGATCGCAAATGTTTACGGAGATATCTTCCAGCTGTCCTGCCTGCCCCGCATCACAAAAGATATTGTGAAACGCAGTAATGGTTTGATGCGCTGGGATTGGATCGGAACAACGGAGAATTACATCGGGGTGAAGATGACGTATGTTGACCTGGCTGGTGCAACCAAAGAAGTATGGTGGGAACCCAATAAGCTGAATGCAGATTCGCTTGCTGGTGTGAAACCTGAATCTGAGTTTACATATGTAACCTATTTCAAACCGGAACCGGCAGCATTGGATACTTTCTATTCAGTGCCGGTAACAAAGAAATGGCCTAAATAA
- a CDS encoding DUF5000 domain-containing lipoprotein, with the protein MKTFIIPLLAFLLLLGCTDEKRGPIEGGGAPPKPVSNLKVENLHGTAKITYSIPDNPDLLYIKAVYEPRKGLIREAKSSFYINYIVLEGFSASEEYEVKLYAVNKSEVSSEPVSIKVNPLTPPVEEVFNSLEVAPDFGGCNIKFLNNDETNIVIGVITRDSTGDWVSSDNFYTKRKSASFAVRGYKAEERTFGIFIKDKWNNFSDTLITKLVPIHEELLDKTKFRDARFPSEPKNYSSSWTIQMFWDDNLTKGFHTLQNVGLPLNFTMDLGVKAKMSRFKVWQRTGTYLYGHGNPKRWELWGSDAPATDGSMTNWTMIGSFESIKPSGEPYISTQEDKEYAEAGEEFIVPLNAGSYRYLRWRVREAWGAAEGSPGGFFHLMEVTIWGNSR; encoded by the coding sequence ATGAAAACATTCATCATACCATTACTGGCCTTCCTGTTGTTATTAGGCTGTACAGATGAAAAGCGCGGCCCGATAGAAGGTGGGGGTGCACCACCCAAACCTGTTTCCAATTTGAAGGTGGAAAACCTGCATGGTACAGCTAAGATCACTTATTCCATCCCCGATAACCCGGACCTGTTATATATAAAAGCAGTGTATGAACCCCGCAAAGGTTTGATCCGGGAAGCCAAATCATCTTTCTATATCAATTACATCGTGCTGGAAGGTTTCTCCGCTTCGGAAGAATACGAGGTGAAGTTATATGCAGTGAATAAAAGCGAAGTATCCTCCGAACCGGTTTCCATTAAAGTGAACCCTTTAACACCTCCGGTGGAAGAGGTGTTTAATTCCCTGGAAGTAGCGCCGGATTTTGGCGGATGTAATATCAAATTCCTGAATAATGATGAAACCAATATCGTGATCGGTGTAATTACAAGGGACTCTACAGGGGATTGGGTTTCTTCAGATAACTTCTACACAAAGCGGAAATCCGCCAGCTTTGCTGTACGTGGATATAAAGCAGAAGAAAGAACATTCGGGATCTTTATCAAGGACAAATGGAATAATTTCTCTGATACCCTTATCACTAAACTCGTACCTATCCATGAAGAACTGCTGGATAAAACAAAGTTCAGGGATGCGCGTTTCCCCAGTGAGCCCAAGAACTACAGCAGCAGCTGGACCATCCAGATGTTCTGGGACGATAACCTGACCAAAGGGTTTCACACCCTGCAAAATGTGGGACTTCCACTCAACTTTACCATGGACCTTGGCGTGAAAGCAAAAATGAGCCGCTTTAAAGTATGGCAGCGTACAGGTACTTATCTCTATGGCCACGGTAATCCCAAACGCTGGGAATTGTGGGGATCTGATGCACCGGCAACAGATGGCAGTATGACCAACTGGACGATGATCGGTTCATTTGAATCCATTAAACCTTCCGGAGAACCATACATTTCCACACAGGAAGATAAAGAGTATGCAGAAGCAGGAGAGGAGTTCATTGTGCCCCTCAATGCAGGATCTTACCGCTACTTACGTTGGAGGGTGCGCGAAGCATGGGGCGCAGCGGAAGGATCTCCCGGCGGATTTTTTCACCTGATGGAAGTAACCATTTGGGGGAATAGCAGATAA
- a CDS encoding RagB/SusD family nutrient uptake outer membrane protein: MKRIKILALAALLGMVAGCNKYLDIVPDNIATIDYAFAMRSTAERYLFTCYNYMPATGDFNTNVAFMGADEIWFMYPSKDIDATNWNMARGGQNKVNPISNYWSGLATGKPLYQGIRDCNVFLEKISLVKDIDDDERARWIAEVKFLKAYYHFFLLRMYGPIPLVRRNIDVMNELEEMKTPREHFDTCVNYISRLLDTAAVDLPMRIQNEVGELGRVTRPIALALKAKLLVMAASPLFNGNPDYADFGKGTKIFPNTYDPDKWVKAAAACKQAIDVCHETGMRLYRFRPVINTLVMNSQIRTQMDIRMAVTDKWNSEIIWANTQSRVNQLQRFAMPKLYNWTSVSGNPKGMYAATEKMAELFYTKNGVPIDEDNQFNYAERYSVRKAAPEDSALIKKGTESAYLHFDREQRFYANLGFDRGVWFGNGSSDDNNTNISTAMYIQARKSQMAAQAGHTNYSITGYWPKKLIHYLSVVEKSGNFTMQQYPYPEMRLADLYLLYAEAENEANGPTNQAFEYIDSVRARAGLKGVKESWDTYSNKGPKYASKEGLRKIIQQERMIELAFEGHRFWDLRRWKIAHVEMNKPITGWDIDQEQPEAYYRLKVLFMQTFTMREYLWPIQEREILNNRNLVQNPGW; this comes from the coding sequence GTGAAACGGATCAAAATATTAGCACTCGCCGCATTGCTGGGTATGGTGGCTGGTTGTAATAAGTACCTGGACATAGTGCCGGATAACATTGCTACCATCGATTATGCTTTTGCTATGCGCTCTACTGCAGAACGATATCTCTTCACCTGTTACAACTACATGCCGGCAACAGGAGATTTTAATACCAACGTAGCTTTTATGGGAGCGGATGAAATATGGTTCATGTATCCCTCCAAAGATATTGACGCTACCAACTGGAACATGGCAAGAGGCGGGCAGAACAAAGTGAATCCCATCAGTAATTACTGGAGCGGGCTGGCAACAGGAAAACCTTTGTACCAGGGTATCCGGGATTGTAATGTATTCCTGGAGAAAATAAGCCTGGTGAAAGATATTGATGATGATGAAAGAGCCCGTTGGATAGCAGAGGTGAAATTCCTGAAAGCCTATTATCATTTTTTCCTGCTGAGGATGTATGGCCCTATTCCTTTGGTAAGAAGGAACATAGACGTCATGAACGAGCTGGAGGAAATGAAAACACCCAGGGAACATTTTGATACCTGCGTAAATTATATCTCCAGGCTCCTGGACACTGCTGCAGTTGATCTGCCGATGCGGATACAGAACGAAGTGGGGGAACTGGGCAGGGTTACACGCCCCATTGCGCTGGCACTTAAAGCCAAATTGCTTGTAATGGCTGCCAGCCCTTTGTTCAATGGTAACCCGGACTATGCTGATTTTGGTAAAGGAACGAAGATCTTCCCTAACACATATGATCCTGATAAATGGGTGAAAGCAGCAGCCGCCTGTAAGCAGGCCATTGATGTTTGCCATGAAACAGGCATGCGCTTATATCGTTTCAGGCCGGTGATCAATACCCTGGTGATGAACTCCCAGATCAGAACGCAGATGGACATTCGGATGGCAGTAACGGATAAATGGAATTCAGAGATCATCTGGGCAAATACGCAAAGCAGGGTGAACCAGCTCCAGCGTTTTGCCATGCCGAAGTTATATAACTGGACCTCTGTTAGCGGTAACCCTAAAGGGATGTACGCGGCTACAGAGAAGATGGCAGAACTGTTCTATACAAAAAATGGGGTGCCCATCGACGAAGATAACCAGTTCAATTATGCGGAAAGGTACAGTGTGAGAAAAGCGGCGCCGGAAGATTCCGCGCTCATTAAAAAGGGTACGGAAAGTGCTTACCTCCATTTCGACAGAGAACAGCGTTTTTATGCCAACCTTGGTTTTGACAGGGGCGTATGGTTTGGTAATGGCAGTTCCGACGATAATAATACCAATATCAGTACCGCCATGTATATACAGGCCCGTAAAAGCCAGATGGCTGCACAGGCTGGTCATACCAACTATTCCATCACCGGCTACTGGCCCAAGAAGCTGATCCACTACCTGAGTGTGGTGGAAAAGAGCGGCAACTTTACCATGCAGCAATACCCTTATCCTGAAATGCGCCTGGCCGACCTTTACCTGTTATATGCAGAAGCAGAAAATGAAGCCAACGGCCCCACTAACCAGGCATTTGAATACATCGATTCCGTGCGTGCACGTGCTGGTTTGAAAGGGGTGAAAGAATCCTGGGATACTTATTCAAACAAAGGACCAAAGTATGCTTCCAAAGAAGGCCTGCGTAAGATCATCCAGCAGGAACGAATGATAGAGCTGGCCTTTGAAGGACATCGCTTCTGGGACCTGCGCAGGTGGAAAATAGCCCATGTTGAAATGAATAAACCCATCACCGGATGGGATATCGACCAGGAACAACCAGAGGCTTATTACCGCCTGAAAGTATTATTCATGCAAACATTCACCATGCGGGAATACCTCTGGCCTATACAGGAAAGGGAGATCCTGAACAACCGTAACCTGGTGCAAAACCCGGGTTGGTAA